One part of the Streptomyces sp. NBC_00286 genome encodes these proteins:
- a CDS encoding DUF2252 domain-containing protein, whose translation MTVPSAFTASLSPAERAAYGRNARRRASRSCHGWYETAQRRPDPIEVIERQSADRVPELVPIRYGRMLESPFRFYRGAAAIMAADLAPLPNTGLQVQLCGDAHPLNFRLLASPERRLVFDINDFDETLPGPFEWDVKRLAAGFATAARANGFSLKEQNSTVRGCVEAYRERMREFAGMRTLDIWYAQDDADRLRELLASSNDKSLDREARRRTAEATARARTRTHLKAFEKLTRVTAEGRRIAPDPPLITPLDQLSADPSEAGREKELQTLLDGYARTLPSERRHLLRHYHLVDMARKVVGVGSVGTRCWVLLLLGRDDDDPLLLQAKEAQESVLAAHTGGERYDNQGRRVVAGQRLMQTTGDIFLGWTHVVGLDGQGRDFYVRQLWDWKGIARPETMGPRLLALFGRLCGASLARAHARSGDPLALAAYLGGSDRFDRALTGFAQSYADQNERDSEALEAACRSGRIRAERL comes from the coding sequence ATGACCGTACCCAGCGCTTTCACCGCGTCCCTGTCGCCGGCCGAGCGAGCGGCGTACGGCAGGAACGCGCGCAGGCGGGCGTCGCGCTCGTGTCACGGCTGGTACGAGACGGCGCAGCGGCGACCGGACCCGATCGAGGTGATTGAGCGTCAGTCGGCGGATCGTGTACCGGAGTTGGTGCCGATCCGCTACGGCCGCATGCTCGAGTCGCCGTTCCGCTTCTACCGGGGAGCGGCCGCGATCATGGCAGCTGACCTGGCGCCCCTCCCCAACACCGGACTCCAGGTACAGCTCTGCGGGGACGCCCACCCCCTGAACTTCCGGCTGCTCGCCTCGCCGGAGCGCCGTCTGGTCTTCGACATCAACGACTTCGACGAGACGCTGCCCGGGCCGTTCGAATGGGACGTCAAGCGGCTGGCGGCCGGTTTCGCGACGGCGGCCCGCGCGAACGGCTTCTCGCTCAAGGAACAGAACAGCACGGTGCGGGGCTGCGTGGAGGCGTACCGGGAGCGGATGCGCGAGTTCGCCGGCATGCGCACCCTGGACATCTGGTACGCCCAGGACGACGCCGACCGGCTGCGGGAATTGCTGGCGTCGTCGAACGACAAGTCACTGGACAGGGAGGCCAGGCGTCGTACGGCCGAGGCCACGGCGCGGGCCCGCACGCGGACGCACCTGAAGGCCTTCGAGAAGCTCACCCGCGTCACAGCCGAGGGCCGGCGCATCGCACCGGACCCACCGCTGATCACGCCGCTCGATCAGCTGTCGGCCGACCCGTCCGAAGCCGGGCGGGAGAAGGAGCTGCAGACCCTTCTGGACGGGTACGCACGGACCCTGCCGTCCGAACGCCGGCACCTGTTGCGTCACTACCACCTGGTGGACATGGCCCGGAAGGTGGTGGGCGTCGGCAGTGTCGGTACGCGCTGCTGGGTGCTGCTCCTGCTCGGCAGGGACGACGACGATCCCCTGCTGCTGCAGGCCAAGGAGGCCCAGGAGTCGGTGCTGGCCGCCCACACGGGCGGTGAGCGCTACGACAACCAGGGCCGCCGGGTGGTGGCCGGACAGCGCCTGATGCAGACCACCGGCGACATCTTCCTGGGCTGGACGCATGTCGTGGGCCTCGACGGGCAGGGCCGGGATTTCTACGTGCGCCAGCTGTGGGACTGGAAGGGCATCGCACGGCCGGAGACCATGGGGCCGCGCCTGCTCGCCCTCTTCGGCCGGCTGTGCGGGGCATCCCTGGCACGGGCCCACGCCCGCTCGGGCGATCCCCTCGCCCTCGCCGCCTACCTGGGCGGCAGCGACCGCTTCGACCGCGCGCTCACCGGGTTCGCCCAGTCCTACGCCGACCAGAACGAGCGGGACTCGGAGGCGCTGGAAGCCGCCTGCCGCTCCGGTCGGATCAGGGCGGAGCGGCTCTGA
- a CDS encoding MFS transporter gives MKQWRALIVLGTAQFLMVLDTSVMNVSISQLVEDFDTEVTAIQAVITLYALVMAAFMIIGGRLGDILGRRRMFLLGLVVYGVGSALTAVAPTLWVLTLGWSVIEGLGAAMVLPAMAALVAESYRGKDRAVAYAVIGGLAGAGIAVGPLLGGWVTTYLTWRLVFAGEVVVVLAVLLCRRVITTPAPTGPRPRLDGVGAVLSAAGLGLGVLGVLQSSTWGWVQPRNPPFTVFGFAPTLFVVGAGAAVLALFRHWERRREHQGADPLVHLSLLGRPVLRSGLMTLLSQNLILLGLFFTIPLYLQVVQGFDAFETGLRLLPVSATMLVTSLSASSLGRVWGPRRVVRLALVTLAAAIVWLLATIDPVIDDAQFAGAMALLGVGVGLLASQLGNVVQSGVGEEERSEAGGLQFTAQNLGSALGTALIGSILIGALAHAFTTQVADNSRLSEQTREEVGVALQAGVTFVSTNQVRSAAERAGLPASEVDAVADSYASAQLDGLKAAVLATGGIALASFLVTPHLPTARDSRPRQPDTDAAAGATGSTR, from the coding sequence GTGAAGCAATGGCGGGCGCTGATCGTCCTCGGTACGGCCCAGTTCCTCATGGTGCTGGACACCTCCGTCATGAACGTGTCCATCAGTCAGCTGGTCGAGGACTTCGACACAGAGGTCACCGCCATCCAGGCCGTCATCACTCTGTACGCACTGGTCATGGCGGCGTTCATGATCATCGGCGGCAGATTGGGGGACATCCTGGGGCGTCGCCGTATGTTCCTTCTGGGTCTCGTCGTCTACGGCGTGGGGTCGGCCCTGACCGCCGTGGCACCCACCCTGTGGGTCCTCACACTGGGCTGGTCCGTCATCGAGGGACTGGGAGCCGCGATGGTGCTGCCGGCCATGGCCGCCCTCGTCGCGGAGTCGTATCGCGGGAAGGACCGGGCCGTCGCCTACGCGGTGATCGGCGGGCTCGCCGGTGCCGGGATCGCGGTCGGCCCGCTGCTGGGCGGCTGGGTGACGACGTACCTCACCTGGCGGCTGGTCTTCGCCGGCGAGGTCGTGGTCGTCCTGGCCGTCCTGCTGTGCCGCCGGGTGATCACGACGCCCGCCCCGACCGGCCCGCGCCCCCGGCTGGACGGCGTCGGTGCCGTGCTCTCCGCGGCCGGACTGGGACTGGGTGTGCTCGGGGTGCTGCAGAGCAGCACCTGGGGATGGGTGCAGCCCCGCAACCCTCCCTTCACCGTCTTCGGCTTCGCACCGACGCTGTTCGTCGTCGGCGCGGGGGCGGCCGTCCTGGCCCTCTTCCGGCACTGGGAGCGGCGGCGGGAGCACCAAGGTGCCGACCCCCTCGTGCACCTGTCCCTGCTGGGCAGACCCGTGCTGCGGTCCGGCCTGATGACGCTGCTGAGCCAGAACCTCATCCTGCTGGGGCTGTTCTTCACGATCCCGCTGTACTTGCAGGTGGTCCAGGGATTCGACGCCTTCGAGACGGGGCTGCGCCTGCTCCCCGTGTCCGCCACCATGCTGGTGACCTCCCTTTCCGCGTCCTCGCTGGGACGGGTGTGGGGGCCGCGCCGGGTCGTCCGGCTTGCCCTGGTGACCCTTGCCGCGGCCATCGTGTGGCTGCTGGCCACCATCGACCCGGTCATCGACGACGCGCAGTTCGCCGGAGCCATGGCCCTGCTGGGCGTGGGCGTCGGCCTGCTCGCCTCGCAGCTGGGCAACGTCGTCCAGTCCGGCGTCGGCGAGGAGGAACGCAGTGAGGCCGGAGGACTCCAGTTCACGGCACAGAACCTGGGCTCGGCGCTGGGCACCGCGCTCATCGGGTCGATCCTCATCGGTGCGCTGGCCCACGCCTTCACGACGCAGGTGGCGGACAATTCGCGGCTGTCCGAACAGACCCGTGAGGAAGTCGGTGTCGCCCTCCAGGCGGGGGTCACCTTCGTCTCCACCAATCAGGTGCGCTCGGCGGCCGAGCGTGCCGGGTTGCCAGCGTCGGAGGTCGACGCCGTCGCGGACTCCTACGCCTCCGCGCAGCTGGACGGTCTGAAGGCGGCGGTCCTTGCCACCGGCGGCATCGCTCTCGCCAGTTTCCTGGTCACTCCGCACCTGCCGACCGCCCGGGACAGCCGTCCGCGGCAGCCGGACACCGATGCTGCGGCGGGGGCGACCGGATCGACGCGCTGA
- a CDS encoding potassium channel family protein has product MSDPRTDRTDRARSGPAAAHRRRLRLRPRRWAAVVAVARAVLIAVGLVTAYYLLPLDERGTAGASVLLVCGLVAVLLVFGWEVRAIARSPHPRLKAVEALAATLALFLVLFAGAYYLLERSTPGSFSEPMTRTDALYFTLTTFSTVGYGDITARSQTGRVLTMLQMAGGLLLVGVAARVLASAVQAGLRRQRREPSAQPRSGTDAGTPPDREAGP; this is encoded by the coding sequence CGCGCCCGGTCCGGGCCGGCCGCCGCCCACCGGCGGCGCCTTCGGCTCCGCCCCCGCCGGTGGGCGGCGGTCGTCGCCGTCGCCCGAGCCGTGCTCATCGCCGTCGGTCTCGTCACCGCCTACTACCTGCTGCCCCTGGACGAGCGCGGTACGGCCGGTGCGTCTGTGCTGCTCGTGTGCGGTCTGGTGGCGGTGCTGCTGGTGTTCGGGTGGGAGGTGCGGGCCATCGCGCGCTCACCCCACCCGCGCCTGAAGGCCGTCGAGGCCCTGGCCGCCACGCTGGCGCTGTTCCTGGTCCTCTTCGCCGGCGCCTACTACCTGCTGGAGCGCTCCACCCCGGGCTCCTTCAGCGAGCCGATGACCAGAACGGACGCCTTGTACTTCACTCTTACCACCTTCAGCACCGTCGGCTACGGGGACATCACGGCACGCTCCCAGACCGGGCGCGTGCTGACGATGCTGCAGATGGCGGGAGGGCTGCTGCTCGTGGGCGTCGCCGCACGGGTGCTGGCGAGCGCGGTCCAGGCGGGGCTGCGCCGGCAGCGCCGAGAACCGTCGGCTCAGCCGCGTTCCGGTACCGACGCCGGGACGCCGCCGGACCGGGAGGCCGGACCATGA